In Rahnella variigena, one DNA window encodes the following:
- a CDS encoding M24 family metallopeptidase, producing the protein MTATSLPDLGRVVPGAESAFREAEYAQRMAKARQLLVKAGLDVIVITGPENIFYLTGQQTPGYYTFQTLVLPVEGDPVFVIRQLEYFNFISNTFIRDAAIYTDGDNPVNFLLDVLKARGWMKSRIGIDKRGWFLPVAVYEALQAEIGTIHDAAGVIEQLRAVKSAAELEKMAHAARYVDAGMLAGRAAIAAGATENDLVSAMMGAAIAAGSEYMGMEPLVSSGPRTGVPHGTWRRRKILDGDPIFLEMAATHDRYHAALMRSAWLGKPPAVALEMEKVCQEALQAALDAIRPGATCEAPHLACQAVIDRAGYTDNFKKRTGYSIGISFAPDWGEGAILSLYSGITTELQPGMTFHIPPALRIYGEFTVGVSETIVVTETGYRALGTVDRPLTLL; encoded by the coding sequence ATGACAGCAACATCATTGCCCGATCTGGGCCGCGTCGTGCCCGGCGCAGAATCCGCCTTTCGTGAAGCAGAATATGCGCAGCGCATGGCGAAAGCGCGTCAGCTGCTGGTCAAAGCCGGTCTGGACGTCATAGTCATCACCGGTCCGGAAAATATCTTTTATCTGACCGGCCAGCAAACGCCGGGCTACTACACCTTCCAGACGCTGGTGTTGCCAGTGGAAGGCGATCCGGTTTTTGTGATCCGTCAGCTGGAGTATTTCAACTTTATCTCCAACACCTTTATCCGCGACGCCGCGATTTATACCGATGGCGATAATCCGGTGAATTTCCTGCTCGATGTGCTGAAAGCGCGCGGCTGGATGAAAAGCCGGATCGGTATCGACAAACGCGGCTGGTTCCTGCCCGTGGCGGTATACGAAGCGTTGCAGGCTGAAATCGGCACTATTCACGACGCGGCCGGCGTTATCGAACAACTGCGGGCGGTGAAATCTGCCGCAGAACTGGAAAAAATGGCCCACGCAGCGCGTTACGTTGATGCCGGTATGCTGGCAGGTCGCGCGGCGATTGCCGCCGGTGCCACTGAAAACGATCTGGTTTCCGCCATGATGGGCGCCGCCATTGCCGCCGGATCCGAATACATGGGCATGGAACCACTGGTTTCCAGCGGTCCGCGCACCGGCGTACCGCACGGCACCTGGCGACGCCGTAAAATTCTCGATGGCGACCCGATTTTCCTGGAAATGGCCGCCACGCATGACCGTTATCACGCTGCCCTGATGCGCTCCGCCTGGCTTGGAAAACCACCTGCGGTGGCGCTGGAAATGGAAAAAGTGTGTCAGGAAGCGTTGCAGGCTGCACTGGATGCCATTCGTCCGGGCGCCACCTGCGAAGCACCGCATCTGGCGTGTCAGGCCGTCATTGACCGCGCCGGTTACACCGACAACTTCAAAAAACGCACTGGTTATTCGATTGGGATCTCATTTGCACCGGACTGGGGCGAAGGCGCGATCCTCAGCCTTTACAGCGGCATCACGACTGAATTACAGCCGGGCATGACCTTCCACATTCCACCGGCACTGCGCATTTACGGCGAATTCACCGTCGGTGTCAGTGAAACCATTGTGGTGACCGAAACCGGCTACCGCGCACTCGGCACGGTGGATCGTCCGCTGACCTTACTTTGA
- a CDS encoding dihydrodipicolinate synthase family protein → MKDISESQARLKGIFNITVTPFTASGEFDFAGLSRNIERVISLGYDGILIGGTYGEFPAMTADERATLFRYVMEVVGNRVPVMLCSAGSDARVVRDLTQLAGDLGGLPMVTPPFVSEVTEAQIISFFKQMAPLSRTGILVYNAPGIGITLPPVVLEQLADIEGVVGIKQGDLNPTAIDQIANRLGGRLRLFCASDLAFLGPMMCGFDGISTTNSGALPEIILATYRALENGDANTARELHRLWYPYRALARRYGQPQLVKAAMNLRGFDGHHVRAPLIDLEPDVIGLVEQELQRLAADRRSGVTLK, encoded by the coding sequence ATGAAAGACATCAGTGAAAGCCAGGCGCGCCTGAAAGGTATTTTTAATATTACCGTCACGCCTTTTACCGCCAGCGGCGAGTTTGATTTCGCGGGGCTGTCGCGCAATATCGAGCGCGTCATCAGCCTCGGTTATGACGGCATTTTGATTGGCGGCACCTACGGCGAATTCCCGGCAATGACCGCAGATGAGCGCGCCACGCTGTTTCGTTATGTCATGGAAGTGGTCGGTAACCGCGTACCGGTAATGTTATGCAGCGCCGGCTCCGATGCCCGCGTCGTGCGCGATTTAACCCAACTGGCGGGTGATCTGGGCGGGCTCCCAATGGTGACACCACCGTTTGTTTCGGAAGTGACGGAAGCGCAAATCATCAGTTTTTTCAAACAGATGGCGCCGCTATCACGCACCGGTATTCTGGTGTACAACGCGCCGGGCATCGGCATTACGTTACCGCCTGTGGTGCTGGAGCAACTGGCCGATATCGAAGGCGTTGTGGGCATTAAACAAGGTGACCTCAACCCGACGGCCATTGACCAGATTGCCAACCGGCTGGGCGGACGTCTGCGCCTGTTCTGCGCTTCTGACCTGGCATTTTTAGGTCCGATGATGTGCGGTTTTGATGGCATCAGCACCACTAACAGCGGCGCGTTGCCGGAAATCATTCTGGCGACATATCGTGCGCTGGAAAATGGCGATGCGAACACCGCGCGCGAACTGCACCGCCTTTGGTATCCGTACCGCGCCCTCGCCCGCCGCTATGGTCAGCCGCAACTGGTGAAAGCGGCCATGAACCTGCGCGGCTTCGACGGTCACCATGTGCGCGCACCACTGATTGATCTGGAGCCTGACGTTATCGGGCTGGTGGAGCAGGAACTCCAGCGTCTGGCTGCGGATCGGCGTTCCGGCGTCACCCTGAAGTAA
- a CDS encoding M20 family metallopeptidase — protein MSLSSPDISRMKRDLAALVAINTENPPGREREAAELISAMLSEIGFDMTLSEYAPGRTNVIGRLENGAGPCFAFNTHIDVVPAGEGWQQDPFTLTERDGRLYGRGACDAKGPLIAMIEAMRWLAANRNDWSGTLMAIFVADEEVASEGAKFYVREAPAHIDFVVIGEPTSNTTYSAHKGSLRPLVRVHGVTAHSGTPELGENAIFRAAQLLDLVEETHQHTVRCRCHPLVGNASLTVTRINGGHADNVLPGVCELLLDRRMVPGEDEDAVKQEIQDLLQLAHDKFGVRSEIITFKPTTGGATETDSDDPIVLAGVEACAAQGNPEPGPFGFQGGCDLVHFRSLGTKGVIIGPGSLAVAHKPDEFISIDEFIAGSKIYCDVALKMLKR, from the coding sequence ATGAGCCTTTCATCGCCCGATATCAGCAGAATGAAACGTGACCTTGCCGCACTGGTCGCGATCAATACTGAAAATCCGCCGGGACGCGAACGCGAAGCCGCTGAACTTATCAGCGCCATGCTCAGCGAAATCGGCTTCGACATGACACTCAGCGAATACGCGCCGGGACGCACCAACGTGATTGGCCGCCTCGAAAATGGCGCTGGCCCGTGCTTTGCTTTTAATACCCACATCGACGTGGTGCCCGCTGGTGAAGGCTGGCAGCAGGATCCGTTTACCCTCACCGAACGCGACGGCCGGTTATATGGTCGCGGTGCCTGCGACGCCAAAGGGCCGCTGATCGCCATGATCGAAGCCATGCGCTGGCTGGCGGCCAACCGCAACGACTGGAGCGGCACGCTGATGGCGATTTTTGTCGCCGACGAAGAAGTCGCCAGCGAAGGTGCGAAGTTTTACGTGCGCGAAGCCCCGGCACATATCGACTTCGTGGTGATCGGCGAACCGACCTCTAACACCACGTACTCGGCACATAAAGGCAGTTTGCGCCCGCTGGTCCGCGTTCACGGCGTCACCGCTCACTCCGGCACACCGGAACTGGGTGAGAATGCTATTTTCCGCGCCGCACAACTGCTCGATCTGGTGGAAGAAACCCACCAGCACACCGTGCGCTGCCGCTGTCATCCGCTGGTCGGGAATGCCAGCCTGACGGTCACCCGCATTAACGGCGGTCATGCCGATAACGTGTTGCCGGGTGTCTGCGAATTACTGCTCGATCGTCGCATGGTGCCGGGCGAAGACGAAGACGCAGTGAAACAGGAGATTCAGGATTTACTGCAACTCGCCCATGACAAATTCGGTGTACGCAGCGAAATCATTACCTTCAAACCGACCACTGGCGGTGCAACCGAAACCGACTCTGACGATCCGATTGTGCTGGCCGGCGTTGAAGCCTGCGCGGCACAAGGCAATCCGGAACCGGGTCCGTTTGGTTTTCAGGGCGGTTGCGATCTGGTGCATTTTCGCAGTCTGGGAACCAAAGGCGTCATCATCGGCCCCGGTTCGCTGGCGGTCGCGCATAAGCCTGATGAATTTATCTCGATCGACGAATTCATCGCAGGCAGCAAAATCTACTGCGATGTCGCGCTGAAAATGCTCAAACGCTGA
- a CDS encoding amino acid ABC transporter permease: protein MSLDLVWQYLFSPAFFQGALMTLLLTVCSLFFGIIAGLVLALLQESRFRAGSVLAFFYLWLFRGTPVLFQIIFVYNVLPTFGLRFSAFTCAVMALSLNEGAYMAEILRSGLQAVRSGQRTAGMALGMTQSQIMRKIVLPQAARIVLPPMGNQMISMLKSSALVSVIAVQELLLIANQTASASFRYFEALCAAGIYYLVLTSIFMVGQAWLERSLDPKKRKKPALSLTERLLRSSTPN, encoded by the coding sequence ATGTCACTTGATCTTGTTTGGCAATACCTGTTCTCACCGGCGTTCTTTCAGGGCGCATTAATGACCTTGTTGTTAACGGTGTGCTCGTTGTTCTTCGGCATTATTGCCGGGCTGGTGCTGGCCCTGCTGCAGGAATCCCGCTTCCGGGCGGGTTCCGTTCTGGCTTTCTTTTATCTGTGGTTGTTTCGCGGCACACCGGTGCTGTTCCAGATTATTTTCGTTTACAACGTTCTGCCGACCTTTGGCCTGCGATTCTCCGCTTTTACCTGCGCGGTGATGGCGCTGTCCTTAAATGAGGGCGCCTATATGGCCGAAATTCTGCGATCCGGTTTGCAGGCCGTACGCAGCGGTCAGCGTACCGCCGGGATGGCGCTTGGTATGACCCAAAGCCAGATCATGCGCAAGATAGTTTTGCCACAGGCCGCGCGGATTGTGCTGCCGCCGATGGGCAATCAGATGATCAGCATGCTCAAATCCAGCGCACTGGTGTCAGTGATTGCGGTGCAGGAACTTCTGCTTATCGCCAACCAGACCGCCAGCGCAAGCTTCCGTTATTTCGAAGCCTTGTGCGCCGCCGGGATTTACTACCTGGTGCTGACGTCGATCTTTATGGTCGGACAGGCATGGCTGGAACGCTCTCTTGATCCAAAAAAGCGTAAGAAACCCGCGCTGTCCTTGACCGAACGCCTGCTGCGCAGCAGCACGCCAAACTGA
- a CDS encoding pyridoxal phosphate-dependent aminotransferase has protein sequence MSAEFLAPRLRRVRPSPTAAISDQVRAFIASGFDVINLGEGELDFDTPAHIRQAGIDAIVQGDTKYTAVAGTAALKQAIITKFNRENGISYRPEEVIAGSGAKQLIFNALLATVSAGDQVLIPAPYWVSYPDMVALAEGEPKIVTCLESHGWKLQPEDLAAAITPQTRWVILNSPNNPTGAVYSAKELKALAAVVLEHPQLLVMADDIYEQICFTSGEFATLAQVEPRLKNRILTVNGVSKGYSMTGWRLGYAGGPAWLISAMQILQSQSTSNPSSISQAATVVALEHGSKFITEWIEILSRRRTLIMNCINTIDGLSAEVPPGAFYVFANCQKMLGKTTPSGESLNTDEDFAAYLLKFAHVATLQGSAFGVPGYLRIAYAIDDKRLQEACDRITRACGELR, from the coding sequence ATGTCTGCCGAATTTCTTGCACCTCGTTTACGTCGTGTGCGCCCTTCGCCGACAGCGGCGATTTCCGACCAGGTGCGCGCATTTATTGCGTCTGGCTTTGATGTTATCAACCTCGGCGAAGGCGAACTCGATTTCGATACTCCCGCACATATCAGGCAGGCAGGCATCGATGCGATTGTACAAGGTGACACAAAATACACCGCGGTGGCCGGTACCGCCGCGCTGAAACAAGCCATCATTACTAAGTTTAATCGCGAAAATGGGATCAGCTACCGTCCGGAAGAAGTGATTGCAGGTAGCGGAGCCAAGCAACTGATCTTCAATGCACTTCTGGCCACGGTTTCTGCCGGTGATCAGGTCCTGATTCCTGCGCCCTATTGGGTTTCTTACCCGGATATGGTGGCGCTGGCAGAAGGAGAGCCGAAGATAGTAACTTGCCTGGAAAGCCATGGCTGGAAGTTACAGCCGGAAGATCTGGCGGCCGCGATTACCCCGCAAACCCGCTGGGTTATCCTAAACTCTCCGAATAACCCAACCGGCGCGGTGTATTCTGCGAAAGAATTAAAGGCGCTGGCTGCCGTTGTGCTGGAACATCCGCAGTTGCTTGTCATGGCGGATGATATTTATGAGCAAATTTGTTTTACCTCCGGCGAATTCGCCACGCTGGCGCAGGTTGAACCGCGCCTGAAGAATCGTATCCTCACGGTCAACGGTGTTTCAAAGGGCTATTCAATGACCGGCTGGCGACTGGGTTATGCCGGAGGCCCGGCCTGGCTGATTTCTGCGATGCAAATCTTGCAGTCCCAAAGCACGTCAAATCCAAGCTCAATCTCACAGGCTGCGACCGTTGTCGCACTGGAACACGGCAGCAAATTCATCACAGAGTGGATTGAAATACTGTCACGCCGCCGCACCCTGATCATGAACTGCATCAACACCATTGACGGCCTGAGTGCAGAGGTGCCGCCAGGAGCATTTTACGTTTTCGCTAATTGCCAGAAAATGCTGGGTAAAACAACGCCTTCGGGTGAGTCCCTCAATACAGATGAAGATTTTGCGGCTTATCTGCTGAAATTTGCCCACGTGGCAACGCTTCAGGGTTCAGCTTTCGGCGTACCAGGTTATTTACGCATCGCTTATGCCATTGATGACAAGCGTTTACAGGAAGCCTGTGACCGGATCACCCGCGCCTGCGGCGAATTGCGCTAA
- the vapB gene encoding type II toxin-antitoxin system VapB family antitoxin, with the protein MPKGTVFLNNRTQSVRIPAECRFPDEVKIVTIRKVGSSLVLTPVDNTWDNFFHSELRVTDDFMEERASQDQSERDTF; encoded by the coding sequence ATGCCTAAAGGCACCGTATTTTTGAATAACAGGACGCAAAGCGTACGTATCCCGGCAGAGTGCCGTTTTCCAGACGAGGTAAAAATCGTGACGATAAGAAAAGTAGGGAGTTCACTGGTTTTAACGCCAGTGGATAACACATGGGATAATTTTTTCCACAGCGAACTGCGCGTGACGGATGATTTTATGGAAGAACGCGCCTCACAAGATCAGTCTGAGCGGGATACATTTTAA
- a CDS encoding amino acid ABC transporter ATP-binding protein, whose amino-acid sequence MNKSKPVLEIIGVDKHFGAQHVLKNCSLNVAQGETVVLIGPSGSGKSTLLRCINLLEPIQGGAIFFRNQDITHASMEPHKLRQDIGMVFQNYELFSHLTAAENIMLAPMTVLGISRSEAEAQALELLGKVRIPDKADSFPDELSGGQQQRVAIARALAMKPKLMLFDEPTSALDPEMIREVLDVMADLSAEGMTSIVVTHEMGFAKRAANQIVFMENGEIIENATGEKFFGGDVSLRAQRFLDQILH is encoded by the coding sequence GTGAATAAATCCAAACCGGTTCTGGAAATCATCGGCGTCGATAAACATTTTGGCGCACAACATGTTCTGAAAAACTGCTCCCTGAATGTGGCTCAGGGCGAAACCGTGGTGCTGATCGGCCCGTCCGGCTCAGGCAAATCCACCTTACTGCGTTGCATTAATTTGCTGGAACCGATTCAGGGCGGCGCGATCTTCTTTCGTAATCAGGACATCACCCACGCCAGCATGGAGCCACACAAACTGCGTCAGGACATCGGCATGGTGTTTCAGAACTACGAGCTGTTTTCGCATCTGACTGCCGCAGAAAACATCATGCTGGCCCCCATGACCGTGCTGGGCATCAGCCGCAGTGAAGCCGAAGCGCAGGCACTGGAACTGCTTGGCAAAGTGCGTATTCCCGACAAGGCGGATTCGTTCCCTGATGAGCTTTCCGGTGGACAGCAGCAGCGCGTTGCCATTGCCCGCGCGCTGGCGATGAAACCAAAACTGATGCTGTTTGATGAACCGACTTCAGCCCTGGATCCGGAGATGATCCGCGAAGTGCTCGACGTGATGGCCGATCTCAGCGCCGAAGGCATGACCAGCATTGTGGTCACGCACGAAATGGGCTTTGCGAAACGCGCAGCCAATCAGATCGTCTTTATGGAAAACGGCGAAATTATCGAAAACGCGACCGGCGAAAAATTCTTCGGCGGCGACGTCAGCCTGCGGGCGCAACGTTTCTTAGATCAAATCTTACATTAA
- a CDS encoding mandelate racemase/muconate lactonizing enzyme family protein: protein MKATLYRADLRYPHLQLYTASSGSVPGLDTLYLLLEDKNVNGLGEVRINIAYLNGYSAERVLSDVIRALQQLDLSQPASTLLLNLPQRMGDFLAPTRMLLDIALHDLIARQEGISVAELAGAENSQTVSYHTNQTLFWTPMEQMLEQATAYVERGFTQLKLRVGVASFAEDEARLSALRRRFGHEISLSADANGQWQPEEARSHLLSLAKFEMSYLEQPVSDANAHYYPTLAEVSPLPLMLDESMSSEADLERIVQLKGKVMAHLKLVKMGGIAPTIAAARRLTAAGVPFMIGQMNEGGAATAAALHVARASQPAYAELYGADGLGNDPVHGLSYHQGLLSSQPGAGLGIRFTPSQAEFIQEFEQ, encoded by the coding sequence GTGAAAGCTACGTTGTATCGCGCCGACCTGCGGTATCCGCATCTGCAACTTTACACCGCCTCTTCGGGCAGTGTGCCAGGGCTGGACACGTTGTATCTGCTGCTGGAAGACAAAAACGTCAACGGGCTGGGCGAAGTGCGTATCAACATCGCTTATCTCAATGGCTACAGCGCCGAAAGGGTGTTGAGTGATGTGATCCGTGCGTTGCAGCAACTGGATCTCAGCCAGCCTGCCAGCACGCTTTTGCTCAACCTGCCGCAACGGATGGGAGATTTTCTGGCACCGACACGCATGCTGCTGGATATCGCATTGCATGATCTGATTGCCCGTCAGGAAGGCATCAGCGTGGCAGAACTTGCCGGGGCAGAAAACAGCCAAACGGTGAGTTATCACACCAACCAGACGCTGTTCTGGACGCCGATGGAACAGATGCTGGAACAGGCCACAGCCTATGTGGAACGCGGTTTTACTCAGCTGAAACTGCGCGTCGGCGTGGCGTCATTTGCTGAAGACGAAGCACGGCTTAGCGCCCTGCGCCGCCGTTTCGGACACGAGATCAGTTTGTCCGCCGATGCCAACGGACAATGGCAGCCGGAAGAAGCCCGCAGTCATTTACTGTCGCTGGCGAAATTTGAAATGAGTTATCTCGAACAGCCGGTTTCCGACGCCAATGCGCACTATTACCCGACGCTCGCCGAAGTCAGTCCGCTGCCGCTGATGCTTGATGAAAGCATGAGCAGCGAGGCGGATTTAGAACGTATTGTGCAGCTCAAAGGCAAGGTCATGGCGCATCTCAAGCTGGTCAAAATGGGAGGCATTGCGCCGACAATAGCGGCCGCACGACGCCTGACCGCGGCGGGTGTGCCGTTTATGATCGGCCAGATGAATGAAGGCGGTGCCGCTACCGCCGCCGCGCTGCACGTCGCCCGCGCCAGTCAGCCGGCTTATGCAGAACTTTACGGTGCCGACGGGCTGGGCAACGACCCAGTTCACGGCCTTTCCTATCATCAGGGTTTACTCAGCAGCCAGCCGGGCGCGGGGCTTGGCATCCGCTTTACCCCTTCTCAGGCAGAATTTATTCAGGAGTTTGAACAATGA
- the vapC gene encoding type II toxin-antitoxin system tRNA(fMet)-specific endonuclease VapC, with the protein MLTYLLDTNIVIYILKRRPMSVLAKFNQHADQLAISMITYAELLHGIAKSTSPTKNKLAVEEFVSHLRIVDYDQKAAAHYGHIRACLEKCGNLIGVNDIHIAAQARSAGMVMVTNNMNEFTRVDGLLTENWVGPSLTAL; encoded by the coding sequence ATGCTGACCTATCTGCTGGACACCAATATTGTCATTTATATACTCAAACGCAGGCCGATGAGCGTGCTGGCAAAATTCAACCAGCACGCTGACCAGCTGGCGATTTCAATGATCACTTATGCTGAACTACTGCATGGCATTGCGAAAAGCACCAGTCCGACCAAAAACAAACTGGCGGTGGAGGAATTCGTTTCTCATTTACGTATCGTGGACTATGACCAGAAAGCTGCCGCGCATTACGGACATATCCGTGCCTGCCTCGAAAAATGCGGCAACCTGATTGGAGTGAACGATATTCATATTGCCGCCCAGGCACGCAGCGCAGGTATGGTGATGGTGACCAATAATATGAATGAGTTCACCCGCGTTGACGGGCTCCTGACTGAGAACTGGGTGGGTCCTTCCTTAACTGCGCTTTAA
- a CDS encoding glutamine amidotransferase-related protein, protein MSFIFVAHDTPEPSLYGAMAAILAAQKHLPLAHLPVSWDIARYPDACQHVIGEGQLMTSGLLWTERMNPQSAGKVMKLEALLNTYGTRDVVVPLGPMQIIQFTQIARQVRDSALDYELVTVERANQGYVFRRHGQTDEASGCWWRDRYGRWINQNMPPHTGPSLRIALVGSQSDQCSIYPATLAALGDAADALSLSLDMVYAAPQALEDHLHEVMENVDGILLPGGSAMCNVTGQICAAHYALNRNIPILGLCLGMQTMTTAIVQKMLGSTKANLAEADPDAQIKTFIPLTDTLTFPVHRLGDYQMHCRPGSRLNDILGDEFTVRYNHRFHLEPELKPDLEKFGLHISGTDATGKIADGIEFTHHPFYLGVQGHPELSSLRVKPHPLLTAFLKAAGLKRS, encoded by the coding sequence ATGTCTTTTATTTTTGTTGCACATGACACACCTGAGCCATCGCTGTACGGGGCGATGGCGGCAATACTGGCAGCACAAAAACATTTACCGCTAGCTCATCTGCCGGTGAGCTGGGATATCGCCCGTTATCCGGATGCCTGTCAGCATGTCATCGGCGAAGGACAGCTGATGACCAGCGGTTTGCTGTGGACTGAGCGAATGAATCCGCAAAGCGCCGGAAAAGTTATGAAGCTGGAAGCGCTGCTCAATACTTACGGTACGCGGGATGTGGTGGTTCCGCTGGGGCCGATGCAAATTATTCAGTTCACGCAAATCGCCAGACAGGTGCGGGATAGCGCGCTGGATTACGAACTGGTTACGGTTGAGCGTGCCAATCAGGGGTATGTATTCAGGCGTCACGGTCAGACAGATGAAGCGTCAGGATGCTGGTGGCGAGACCGCTACGGGCGCTGGATCAATCAGAACATGCCACCGCACACCGGCCCGTCATTGCGCATTGCGCTGGTCGGATCCCAGTCGGATCAATGCAGTATTTACCCTGCCACTCTGGCTGCTCTGGGGGACGCGGCAGATGCGCTGTCGTTATCACTGGACATGGTGTACGCAGCACCGCAGGCACTGGAAGATCACCTGCATGAAGTGATGGAAAATGTCGATGGTATATTGCTGCCCGGAGGCTCAGCGATGTGTAATGTGACCGGACAAATTTGCGCGGCGCATTACGCGCTGAACCGTAATATTCCCATTCTCGGGCTTTGTCTGGGTATGCAAACCATGACCACGGCCATCGTGCAGAAAATGCTTGGTTCCACGAAAGCCAATCTTGCCGAAGCCGATCCTGATGCCCAAATTAAAACCTTTATCCCGCTGACGGATACGCTGACGTTTCCGGTGCATCGTCTTGGGGATTATCAGATGCATTGCCGTCCTGGCAGCAGATTAAATGACATCCTCGGCGATGAATTTACCGTGCGCTATAACCACCGCTTTCATCTTGAACCTGAGCTGAAGCCCGATCTGGAGAAGTTCGGGCTGCATATCAGCGGGACTGACGCTACGGGGAAAATTGCTGACGGTATTGAGTTCACTCATCATCCTTTTTATCTCGGAGTACAAGGGCATCCGGAGCTGTCGTCACTGCGCGTGAAACCGCATCCCCTGCTGACCGCGTTTTTAAAAGCGGCGGGTTTAAAGCGCAGTTAA